The Neodiprion pinetum isolate iyNeoPine1 chromosome 5, iyNeoPine1.2, whole genome shotgun sequence genome segment GCATTATAGAgttaaatttagaaaaatcaatGTGGCAGAGAATTGTTGGGTTTTTTAACACTTCACCTTTATTGAAATTCCTATTTACACTTGCCACACACGACTTCATTTGCTTTTTTCAACCAGTTCAGAGCTTTTTTCCGCTTCGGTTTAATTACGAGGATTACAAAATCAACGTTCTTCTTGATTAAGTGTACGCACAAATTGGACAGTGAACGTATCAGAGAGTACATATGCAAAAATTCGTAAATGTGTATTTTTCATACGCATATAACAAAAtgtaataatgaaatatcatttgCTGTACAAACAAGATGGGATTATCGCGATCActgaaaaaatgacgaatagaaggaaaaaaaggaaaacagaGAAGAACAAGATAGAGGAGACTTTGTTTTACCTTTTCTTTTTGAGCCCTCTTTACGTCatcaattcattttcttctccctTATCAAATAATAAGCATTTTAAGTTTACGCAGCTGGGTTCGGATGAtaaggaattaaaaaaaaacgagaagtaAGTTAAATATAGCCATGTAACAATCAAACTGTGtgagattttctttttgtcctgaaaaatgtatattcatttcaatgatttgaTTACACAGGTCaccaaaaaaaagtttccttcTTGgagtttatatttaaataaataaattttgtctctatacatcgaataataacgGAAATCTTCATTTATTACCTATAAAGTTTGCTTTCGTCTTCTTTACGTTGTTAAATAAGTCTGCAAGTTTTTGGTTGATAGCTATATGACCAAAACCTTCGAGACTTATTTATcaccttgaaaaaaaaaaaataaataaaataaaaagtaaaggCAAACTTATacgtaacaaatgaatttttccgtTATTATTCGACGTGCATAATCAAAACTTATTAACTTAAAGATGAACTCgtggtaaaataaatttcttttgatctgtgattaattattacttttgAATAAAGATAATTTAAATGCGAAACTGAAGCTTGCTTAACTGTTATTCACAATacatgtttgagaaaataatttttcttaaaatccgaACAATTGTTATGATTTTTACAAAAGCAAACATTAtccaataaaataatttttcattttattagtCACGCCGATGAAATGTAAATTTGATATCTAGAACCAagactcaaaattcgtgttgaccGGTCTTCTGAACCACAATTTGATGCAATTTGTAGTAAAATTTCTCGAGAAAGTAAAAGTAATCATTAAATCGCAGGACCAAATTCAATTCGCGATAATCATAAATGAATTATGCGTACAGTGTCAGTCggcaaataaatatttcgatGTAGATGGATAATGAGACTCATCGTCTCGATATCCACATTCATAATGTAACACGTATCCCAGTATCGTGCagatgaatatattatatttaccaACGTATGTAATTATAATCGatttacatacgtatgtatcgTGCAGTGATCGCGAGTGACCCGAACTTCGCACAGCGCGATTACCTTATCGCGTAAATCACGAATTCTCGCGCAATTTATCGCGCAATGCGTGTTTAGAGTGTGTCCACAATTTCGTTGTACGTACGATGTCAAAATagtatttttcacaaattacaTCTGAACAAGATTTCGGCAATAAGAACAAAATGTAAGTAATTAAGAGGACGGGACGAAAGGGGGGAGGAAATAAAAGGTGGGGGAACAGCCACCGGGACAACGAATCGTATAAAGAAGATCAAGTCTCACTGCGTTCGCCATTCTTTACAAAACCGTATCACATGATCTTCAAGCGCTCCaagtgtcaaaaataaatattgatcaATTCGTCGTGATTACGTTTGTTATTAAACCGTAGAATTGAACTGAGCAAAATTTATCgcaaatatttgtttctctttATTGTCTCAATTCGtttcaagaaagaaaaaaaaaaccttaatACCGAATTTAAGGAGAAAAAATCGTTCGGAATCACGCGGTGTAGCTGTGTGAAATTTGCAAACGTCGTAAGCCATCAAACGgttgtgaaatttataatatccTCGAAATAACTGgcaggtaaatttttttgacatatttcattgttcaaaattattattaaaattattgcGTATCTTaatgtataacaataataataatcatcgtTGTGATAACGAAGAGATACGTTAACCGTGTCTGACGCGAAAGATGAAGAATCAATAACAGTGGTGAAAATATCTGTCAAAGTGCACAAAATTCTTACGATTGTATCGATTGTGCGTCTCtgagtttcttttttgtttttgcaagTGATTAGGAAttggaaatttgaatgaaGCCCACGTTTAGAATTTTCACACTTACGAtgtgtgaataatttttacagttattttcaaatttggcaTTGAATAGTATGtgtgacgaaaaaaaagatacagtTAACAGAAggtaaaatgagaaattcaaCGATTCGATCGCTCGGTCAATGtaagaagtaaaaataattccagcACAAAAAGTAGGAAAAATTGTCTCGAATATTGGATTACCGCATTAGTAAGGCAACACCCTCACGCATGCTTCGGGTTTCAAACCGGTAATGAAATTACAGTAGGTAACATGCctcgtgaaattttattccccACCTTTCGTTATCGCAATCTAGTTGTAGGCGCCGCGATGTCCTTAGAACGGGAACGCGATGCGATTCCATCCTCGTTTTCCTCGGATGTAAAATCATTAGCCAAATCGTAGGTTTACTCACGTAAAAATTGTAGCCAAGTTTAacgcgatgaaaataaaacaagtttGTAAAGGTGTCTGTTGCATGATACCGGAAACGTTGCGAAAATTGTCGGTGGtgagaagaaataatttttggtgGTCAAGTTCTTTTGAGAGGACGAATAAAAAGTTCATACAAGTTCGACTGAGAAATTATGATCACAATTTAAAGTTAATAATATCTGACCGGAATGAAGTAAAAATTGTTcgagagaaatttattttgaaagcAAAAATTCTGTAACCAGAAagaatggttgaaaaaatagatGAACGAATTTCTAGTTGCTGCTACAGTTTAGGAAACTagcttaaaaatttcataaccatgagattttttcttcttcggcGTTCGGATATTTAGAAAATTAAGGATAAAAGGATAGTTATTTTTTCCCTACAATTAAAATCtaattgtatttttgaaatccAGAAGCGCGATGCTGAACCTGAGGAAATTGCCGGACGCTGGCGTTCAGAACGGCGGTGGAAGAGCGGGAATACTGAGCATAGCATCGGTCGAAATATCAGAAGAAACTGCGAGCACGCGAgtggttgaaaaattcgacaaaCAGACCAAGAAGATGGCAAATCTCCCAGGCAGCGGTGAGACGGTGGATTCGCACGGGGTGAAACTGGGCCTTACGGAAGGAGCGACAGGCCCAACCGAAAGCGGAAGTAGCGGCGAGTCTCTGGAGGCCTGCGGTAAAGAGCTGAGGATAATTTCCCTCGACGAGATCGCCTGGCACGACACGCCCGACGATTGCTGGTTTGCGATTTACGATTACGTGTACGATTGCACCAGCTTCATCGGGGATCATCCCGGAGGCGATGACGTCCTCCTCGAGTACGCAGGTCGCGATGCGACGCTCGCCTTCATCGGCGCGGGCCATTCGAAATTCGCGCGAAAAAGCCTCGAGCGATATCTCATCGGCGAGCTTCCGCACTCTGAGAGGATATTTCGTATCGCTGACGGCGTCAAGGTTTTCGGATACTAATCGGAAGCTAGGAAATATTAAGAAAGGTGCGAATCGGTGAAGAATTTCTCGCATCTCTCAGTCGTCACTTCAGAATTAAAACCACTGAAGGTTCGAGCTTTTGACAGTTTCGGCTCGCGCTTGTTGTACGAGTTACTTTTGGGGCGAAAATTACTCGTTCAAAGATTCTCAGATTTCAGGATAGCGATTTCTTACTCAAAGCGTGTTTAGTTCCCTCTGATAGGCGTttgagactttttttttttttaatattgtttgagttttaaatgaatttttattccgtcCTCAATCGCGTGTAGTTtatcggaatttttttatgcacGACAGAAACATGCCCCGAAtaatgaaatgattttttttttcgagtgaGTTGATCACTCGTCAAAATTTCTTTACATTAATACCGCACAAAGcggaatttcatttcatcgaTAAGTTAATTAACTCGGTCAATCTCGAAGGTTTAAGCCAGCGACAATTTAAACATTTACCAcggaatatttattatactatTTTTGAAGGGCGATTTTGGAACTTCTGTACGATAAACCCGGTCTTTTAGTAAATTCAAGAAAACGAATCAATTTACATTATCTACTGCACTCAGTCGCAATTGTATCTCGGTTTTTTATCGACTAATCGGCTGACGATTATGcatatgaaaaaatgagaacatAAGAAATCGTAcattcgataaaaattgatttaattaaCGGTATTTCCGTGAGTGTACAGCATGTAATTACGATACAACGTATCATGCTTCGGAGAAAATTGATAGATGCATCATACACTTGTTTATAAGTGTATGTGTAGATACGTCTTCTTGGATGAAACCCATTGCAGATGTGTCAGAACCCCGTCGTCCGATCTTAGATACCAGTTCAACACGATAAAAAGCAATTTTGTACTACaaacgaagaaattttttttttatttatttttttttatgaaatcaaTCGTACCATACGTAAagtaatatatttattgattgcctatttatttttatttctatcgaatatattatatgtattgtacAAACGAGCAGCGTCTCTTTATTTTCAGCTTTTGATTACATAGACGCTGTTTTGTTTCGGCACGAGAACCAGATGTTTTCTCCTTGTACTTAAATACTAATActatacttatattatacttaGATCGTATAGATGTTGATCGCTAagtagttttgaaaaaaaaatcataacggCAGTAGGTGTACGGAAAAAGTTACCAGCAATAAACTATTGCTGCACAGTATTACAAAGAAAGTAAAGAGAATACTAAGGTagatatattgtacatacatacataaagtTTTTTCTTTAGTAATAAACGTAATGATGATATTACCAttaagaataatttataaccGTATTGTTGGGAGATAATTGTGCAATACGAGTTCATGTATATGCATATCAATATAAGGTTATTTGAATtctcattctttattttcgtttttttcgattcattttttactattgttcaAATTATCGCGTTGCCAAATATGTCAGACTTCgatttgtaaatttgtttCGCATTAACTGGTGAACATTTCGTCAGTCGATATTATCAGTTTAGAACGCAAGATACGTAATATAGTTTATGATTACGTACAGTGGTATACTTGTTATATCTGTCATGtgaacaatgaaaaaagttgaccaaAATAAAACGATTAAGCGTGCGCTGACTATTTTTCCTCATCTCACATCTTCAATACATCTGCAATCGcgtatatgtatgttataaatattacacTTTAGCCGCTCTTGCGTTAATTGaactttcaaattatttcctCATCAATGACCCTCGCCGCAAATGATTCGGATCAACTCTTAGTTCGTGAAGAAGAATTGcaatataaaaagaaagggATGAACCGCTTggaaattttgcatttttcatgCAGACCGTTTGTTGAAAGtctgaaatttcactctcattttttcaaaaggaATGGTGGAGACATTCGAtcgattgattaaaaaattgaagcagTACTCAAGTGACTTACGTATCAAGTCTCGGATTGCGGAtaagccaatttttttttgtcacttaCACGTactattatacgtgtatattgAAAGTGGATGGGTCGCTCAAATGATCGAATAACGGGACAAAAAAAGAggagataataataaataataataaatgaaatgatattattatcattatatcacatacttatatttttttcaagtatagGAGTAAAAAGTATTGACGCttttaaaaaagtttatttattctctcgctctctctgtCTCTAGTGCCTATATACATACGAATAATATCAGTTGTAAAGTCGGTTTAAAATCTTCGTCAGCATGTAAACGGGAAGCCCCATCACGGTAAAGAAATCCCCGTTTATCTTCTCAACAAGACAGCCACCGAATCCTTGAATCCCATATCCACCAGCCTTGTCCCTGTACCACATACATAGCTAATGAGGAAGATGCAACATCGATCGATGAGTTATCGAATCATACAATCATGGAGCAAAggtacaataaataataaagattTAAGCAAGTTACTTattcatgaaaatataattacaaggGTTCCCCGGTCTTGACGTATGCTTCGATTTGGGCCTGCGTAATATCGCCAAATGTTACATCAGtcttttcgtaaaatttcacctcGTCCTTGTCTGTTTTTAAACAAACACCCGTGTAAACGGTGTGCGTTTTTCCAGCCAGActaaaatcaattaattatgagaataataatatcgatAAGAGTTGTGGTTACATTATAATTAGtggagatttttttcaactttttgaaATCAACTTTCACGATGTTCTAATTagatgagaaatgaaaaattccacGAGACAAAACTTTTTGCAAACAGTTGTCAGCGGGTTTGGAAAATACAATGAACGTAAATTCagagaattcatttttttgtcattcaTACGTATGCGTACTTAGCACCGTATCAGCCTTACATCGACAGTATTTTAATTGCGTCATTTGAATCCGTTGGTTTCCCATAGATAACGTCGCCCATGGTGACGATTGTGTCGGCGCCGATGACGAGTTTAGGTTGCACCTCATCGCCCTTGAGTCTCTCGTAAACTTCGATCACTTTAAAATAGGCTAAATCCTTGACATAGTCACCGTGCGATTTGTACTTTGCTCTGTCTAAATTTTCATCGTACGTCGAAGGAACGACCTCTGGTTTTAAGCCcttgaaataattgaagaaaggattttctgtttcaattgaaaatttttaaaaataaccaCCTACAACACCTGTGTCCGTccataatttcaaattatgtacAGTAAATTGCATTAATGTTTTAACTTTCGGGCGAGcttgttttcggtccgaaacaaaatgcgacttcgattctatacgaattactTGACAGTGACTGGAGATGCAGCTGACGTGAGAAAATTCGAtgcattgtcacataattcgtatataAGCGAAGTCGCATTTTATTTCAGCCCAAAAACAAGTTAAGCGGTAAGTTACGGCCTTTATGCATTTTACTTTacgctaatttttccactcATTTTATATTGCGATCTTGAAAATGCGATTAACGATATAGACTCCCTTTTAAATTGTTCAACTTCTTCTCAATCTGAACGATCTTGCCGTACTTCGAAACCACGGATTCTACTCCGTGTTCGAAACCCTGTTTGAAACTGCAATAGTTCACGAAAAAGCCACGAGAGAGCGCTGAAATAAGGGCGCATCACGGTGTAGCAGCATGGCGTTGAGACGTGCGCGTGATCATAACTCATTCCAATGGACTTAACTACATTCTCTGCGACTTACCAAATTCTCGATTATTTCTTTCCGCCTTGGAGAGCCGCTGGCTAGAATTATACGCCCGGCTTGTAGAATCTGTTTTGTTGGTTCCAACATGttgttcaattaatttttccaacaaaaatttgtctacTATGTTGATTTTAGTCTGATTGGTCTTATCGAATGCTGAAATCCACTGCTAGGTTATATCTACGCAGCTCTAGCCTCTAGCGCATGCTGTTTACATGGGCATacgtatattttcatattttccagCTGTACCAACCTtgcaatttcaaatcgatAGCTAAGCTGTAACTGCGAGCTCCAATCAATCAAATTCTAATCTACGTAATGGTTGATTTCTTatgcagaaaaaaatcaaagttgcTGAAAATGATTGCGTGTATTAGAGttagtaaaaaaatacatggaTTTAATTCTTAATGCACTGTACGAAATTGAAGTGAATCacgataaaaatgaagaaattagAAATGTCAACAATCCAGTCGCTTGTTGAGTTTCGTTCACTGATTGTCACGTAATATTTGCGTCAAAATCCAGATTGAAGTTTCCCTCTATCAGTAGCGCCAACTGTGTCAGTGCTAGAAATAATCGAAGACCACTCGAAGCTAATCAACTGTTCGGGATGCGATTGTCGTAGGGACTTTGATTCCATTGGACTGGTGAGGTTGTAAACACGTTAACTTGCCAGTCACAAAGCGACTGTGCGTGCATTCTGTCAGTATTTTAGCAGGAAGATACATCATGTCGTCTCTTCTGATCCCCAACATTCCGGCGCCCGGTTTTTCTTTCGATAACTGTCAGAGGTGAGAAGCTTCAAATATGTAAACAGACGCCCAGCGTTCAGAATTCATCCTAGAGCCTCATTCCCTCCCATCTAACCCCGAATGTACTAAACTAATCGCATTTCGTAGTTCATCTAAATGCAATGTTGCTGTGTCACGAAAAGCAACAAATTCAATacctaacctcaattttctGAACATAATTTGCcataaaaatattagaagaaaCGCTTTCTCGacgtatttttaaaataaatgtcaaatatatattttggATAGATATGCATAAGTTTGTAAATGTTTAGCATGTAATTGAACATActtttatgtatatatgatatacCTATTATTtctacatatatgtacataaatatttataaatttataatctgATTATTCATTCTGGCCTGCGATCCAAAATCTTCAAAACTTCCCAAACACTAGGTGTTTGGAAAAGTTTGGAGATTCACCGTTAAATCAATACGTTTGTATTACTACGAAGTCATTAACAACGGACCCGATTTGATCTACAACGATTGTTACATTTGCACAGAAATGCGTTCCTTGCTCAGAAGGGATATGCAGCTCCAAAGGCAACGAAGACTGGAACGACAATTGTCGGTATAGTATTCAAGGATGGTGTCATCCTTGGCGCAGACACCAGAGCAACGGAGGACACAATAGTATCGGATAAGAACTGCAGCAAGATTCACTTCTTGGCTCAAAATATGTAGTAAGTATGACGAAGAGGAGGGATTTGGACTCAATTTGGATTAAGCGCTCAACAAAACTTTTATCATGAATCAGTTGCTGTGGTGCCGGAACAGCAGCTGACACCGAAATGACGACGCAGATGATCGCGAGTCAGCTGGAGCTACATCGCCTCAACACTGGTCGTGTCGTACCTGTCGCAACAGCCAACATGATGCTGAAGCAACTACTGTTCCGTCACCAAGGACACATTGGGGCTGCGCTTGTCCTCGGCGGTGTTGACCTGATGGGACCCCATCTCCATTGCATATATCCCCATGGGTCAACCGACAAACTACCATATTGCACAATGGGATCTGGATCTCTTGCTGCTATGGCTGTGTTTGAGAGTAAATGGAAGCCGAACCTTACAGTGGGTATCTTCAAGTTTCTCTgtgcatatttttcatcaacgtAGTTGATTCCCGtatcctttttttatttatgaatgACGATTTTTAATGTAACTTGTTTTATAACCTTGTTGGTAAAAATGCTCTGTGAATTTCCGTGAGGAATATCCAATTTTGACACACTTTGCAGAGAAAGTTCAGAAATGAATGAGAGTCTTGCATTGAAAGttgggtgaatttttttcggaaattttggACTTTAGAGAATTCGGTAAATTAGTATTTTATAGCAAATCACAAGTTCTACGGGAAATTTACACGATCATCATGGTGAAGTCTTCCAGAGTCggaatttttatagaaatttataAAGCGTTTTGCACAGTATTATCTTCAGTAGAGAAAAGCCTTGATTTGTGTAActggctaatttttttttttttagcaatggATTTTATCTATTGAAAAAAGGTGTGCATTCGACCTCCTGAATCTCAAAAAGTCTTTTAATTGAAAACCCTGCATCTAATATGTTGGACTATTATTCTAAACGCTATTCTGAACGTCTTTGAATACGATTCTAACTTCAACTGGACCTACCGCTCAGAATTTTGCAATTCTGAGGTCAGGGTATGCTTGTGAGACTTCTAAAACCTTCGGGGTGATCGCATCACTTTTTTAAGTGCATGGTCAGCCAATTAGAATGACGAAATTTTGCGGCCCAGAATCGCCTGCAGTGATTCAAAATACCATTATTTCGAACATCGATATCAGAACTTTAGGGTGCTTCTACTGTTTCTGATTTCTATTGCCTTGATATTCACCAGGAGGAAGAGGGTAAAAATCTCGTTGCGGATGCAATCAGGGCCGGTATCTTCAACGATTTGGGATCAGGATCGAACGTAGACGTCTGCGTGATCCGAAAGGGTTCGGTTGACTATATCCGGCCTTTTGACGTGGCCAACAAGAAGGGGCAGAAGCAGGGATCGTACCGCTACAAGCAGGGTACGACGGCTGTGCTAAGCAAGGTTGTGCGCCCTGTGATAATCGAGAAGACGGTGATCCGCAGGATCGAGCAGGAGTCTATGGACACGTCGTCGTGAACGGAAGGACGATGGGAGAATAAAGAACGTGAAGAAAccatttaaaattaaatacacaAGGAATAATCGTTAGTTTTGTTCCGTTTTTGTATTAAATAtctggaaataaatttcaatcatacTCTGACTCTGGCCTATAACCTTTGAACGTCGACAAAacacattaaaaaaatattcttgactGCTGATTCGTAAGGTTTTAAAACAGGCCGGCCGCCTGTTTCAGTCTCTGCCTCCGCCACGCGGGTAATTTCTCGAATTCCGACGGTTGGATTTTGAAGACCGCTAAAAAATCGTCATGTGTCAAGTGCATCTCTTTTCGTTCTACGTTTACGCCGGCTGGCAAATTTTCCGGTTCATTCCTCAGCATTTTCAGTGGATATTTGACCAAGTTGTCGAAACTCGACGTCGCCTCTTTTTCCTCGGCTTCGTTACCGCTAGTTGGCCCCGCCATCTGCTTGTCCAAAAGTGAATTTCTCAGAGCGTTGAAGCTCTGGTAATCCCTAAGTGAATTGTGATTCCAATTTTCGAAGAGGCCGATGAACGTTGGCGGCTCGAAACCTGCAAAAATGGTTCAAATTCACCGTAAGATTCGACTTTCGAGCCCGTTCCTGTGTCTTTTCCCCACCTTGCCGGATCACGGTGATGGTCGTGTTCCGGTCCCGACTAGCTGGGTGTGTGTATAGAAATACCGTCGCCATTTCGACGCAATCCTTGACCGTTTTTACCGTCGACCAATCGCCCAGCCATACCCATATCGTGTTTCCGGTGTCCAAGAGCCATGCCGCCTCGGGCAGCAACGCGGCTTGTCCAAATCCCAGGATTTCCTGACCTACGAAAGCTGCGGCCTCCACCTGACAGTGGTAAAGTCGTTTTTCACACTCCTCAACGACGTCCACGGTTTCGGTTGAGTAGACACTTCGTCCTGAAAGTTATGCGAAttgtccaaatttttttttacggggTCATTCTACGAAATTTAGCAAAATGAACAactttttattgtattttaaaaatagGTCGAATGGTTAAGATTGATATGCAATAAATTGTACGtcgatattcaaaatattttttgagttACAGCATTTGGCATGaggtaattttttcactcagTATATAAGTGCTCAAACTTTAAACGTGTTTTCTCGAAACTATCTTTTTCAAAACGATGTACACGATATCGCGATCTGTAATGATAAATCGTCTTGAAATTGGTACGTATGTTCAAAGGAATAGTACTTTCCGGCTGATGTACGATTTTAccgtcatcattttttttttgagtaattattaataacataataaaataataaaaaatatcaaaaaaaattcaggattttttttctcttcaccaAA includes the following:
- the LOC124220342 gene encoding uncharacterized protein isoform X1; the encoded protein is MPREILFPTFRYRNLVVGAAMSLERERDAIPSSFSSDVKSLAKSSAMLNLRKLPDAGVQNGGGRAGILSIASVEISEETASTRVVEKFDKQTKKMANLPGSGETVDSHGVKLGLTEGATGPTESGSSGESLEACGKELRIISLDEIAWHDTPDDCWFAIYDYVYDCTSFIGDHPGGDDVLLEYAGRDATLAFIGAGHSKFARKSLERYLIGELPHSERIFRIADGVKVFGY
- the LOC124220342 gene encoding cytochrome b5 type B isoform X2 → MLNLRKLPDAGVQNGGGRAGILSIASVEISEETASTRVVEKFDKQTKKMANLPGSGETVDSHGVKLGLTEGATGPTESGSSGESLEACGKELRIISLDEIAWHDTPDDCWFAIYDYVYDCTSFIGDHPGGDDVLLEYAGRDATLAFIGAGHSKFARKSLERYLIGELPHSERIFRIADGVKVFGY
- the LOC124220343 gene encoding dTTP/UTP pyrophosphatase, whose product is MLEPTKQILQAGRIILASGSPRRKEIIENLGLKPEVVPSTYDENLDRAKYKSHGDYVKDLAYFKVIEVYERLKGDEVQPKLVIGADTIVTMGDVIYGKPTDSNDAIKILSILAGKTHTVYTGVCLKTDKDEVKFYEKTDVTFGDITQAQIEAYVKTGEPLDKAGGYGIQGFGGCLVEKINGDFFTVMGLPVYMLTKILNRLYN
- the Prosbeta2 gene encoding proteasome subunit beta type-7, translated to MSSLLIPNIPAPGFSFDNCQRNAFLAQKGYAAPKATKTGTTIVGIVFKDGVILGADTRATEDTIVSDKNCSKIHFLAQNMYCCGAGTAADTEMTTQMIASQLELHRLNTGRVVPVATANMMLKQLLFRHQGHIGAALVLGGVDLMGPHLHCIYPHGSTDKLPYCTMGSGSLAAMAVFESKWKPNLTEEEGKNLVADAIRAGIFNDLGSGSNVDVCVIRKGSVDYIRPFDVANKKGQKQGSYRYKQGTTAVLSKVVRPVIIEKTVIRRIEQESMDTSS